One Corynebacterium efficiens YS-314 DNA segment encodes these proteins:
- a CDS encoding type II secretion system F family protein, producing MWYLDGLATRTTVPDLRRFVRAVVQADAYGISIADVLRTQADEMRLKRRQRAEEKAQKLPVKVLAPVMLCILPVLFIVVMGPAAMSIVDAFSGM from the coding sequence ATGTGGTATCTCGACGGGCTGGCAACCCGTACCACGGTGCCCGACCTGCGGCGTTTCGTGCGCGCGGTGGTCCAGGCGGATGCCTACGGCATCTCGATCGCCGATGTGCTGCGGACCCAGGCTGATGAGATGCGCCTCAAACGCCGCCAGCGCGCCGAGGAGAAAGCCCAGAAACTTCCCGTGAAGGTGCTCGCTCCGGTGATGCTGTGCATCCTGCCGGTGTTGTTCATCGTGGTCATGGGTCCGGCTGCCATGAGCATTGTCGACGCCTTCTCCGGAATGTGA
- a CDS encoding dipeptidase translates to MTHFHEVQDIRQNIEQQRERIFTDLKEIVSFNSVHSEPGLIDDYAAAASWTRQALTEAGFEVSEHPAEDGTTNFVATRQGAENAPTVLLYSHFDVVPAGPLDLWTTDPFTLTERETENGVRWFGRGAADCKGNLVMHLAALRAVDALNGTDLNLIAVVEGSEEMGGGALSALIHEKPELFKADVILIADSGNAAVGVPTLTTSLRGGGQVTVTVDTLRQAVHSGQYGGAAPDAVSALVRILDTLRDDHGRTVIDGVDTTTRWEGLPYDPEEFRSDAGILDGVDTMGGGDNPADLVWARPAITITGFTSTPVAEAVNAVPATASAKLNLRVPAGQDAIEVAEKLKAHLINHAPWGVKVEVVIDDINQPFATDISGPAMSTLAQCLSAAYENKETVTVGSGGSIPLCTELMELNPDAELALYGVEEPLSVIHSADESVDPREIRDIATAEALFLLNYGK, encoded by the coding sequence ATGACACACTTCCACGAAGTTCAGGACATCAGGCAGAATATCGAGCAGCAGCGGGAGCGGATCTTCACGGACCTGAAGGAGATCGTTTCCTTCAACTCGGTCCACAGCGAACCGGGATTGATCGATGATTACGCCGCAGCAGCCAGCTGGACCCGCCAGGCCCTCACCGAGGCCGGCTTCGAGGTCAGCGAACACCCCGCCGAGGATGGCACGACCAACTTCGTCGCCACCCGCCAGGGTGCGGAGAACGCCCCGACTGTCCTTCTATACAGCCATTTCGATGTGGTGCCGGCAGGTCCTCTGGATCTGTGGACCACCGATCCCTTCACCCTCACCGAGCGTGAGACCGAGAACGGTGTGCGCTGGTTCGGCCGGGGCGCCGCGGACTGCAAGGGCAACCTGGTCATGCACCTCGCCGCCCTCCGCGCGGTGGACGCACTCAATGGAACAGACCTCAATCTCATCGCCGTGGTGGAGGGTTCCGAGGAGATGGGCGGCGGCGCGCTGTCCGCACTCATCCACGAGAAGCCTGAACTGTTCAAGGCCGATGTCATCCTCATCGCGGACAGTGGCAATGCCGCCGTGGGCGTTCCCACGCTGACCACCTCCCTGCGTGGCGGTGGGCAGGTGACGGTGACCGTCGATACGCTCCGTCAGGCCGTCCACTCCGGCCAGTACGGCGGCGCTGCCCCGGACGCCGTCTCCGCGCTGGTGCGCATCCTGGATACGCTTCGCGACGATCACGGCCGCACCGTCATCGACGGCGTGGACACCACCACCCGCTGGGAGGGCCTGCCCTACGATCCGGAGGAGTTTCGCTCCGATGCCGGCATCCTCGACGGCGTGGACACCATGGGCGGTGGCGACAACCCGGCCGACCTAGTCTGGGCGCGCCCGGCCATCACCATCACCGGCTTCACCTCCACCCCGGTCGCGGAAGCAGTCAATGCCGTCCCCGCCACAGCATCAGCGAAACTCAACCTGCGGGTGCCCGCCGGCCAGGACGCCATCGAGGTGGCCGAGAAGCTGAAGGCGCACCTCATTAACCACGCCCCGTGGGGAGTGAAGGTGGAGGTGGTCATCGATGACATCAACCAGCCCTTTGCCACCGATATCAGCGGGCCGGCGATGTCCACGCTCGCACAGTGTCTGTCCGCCGCCTATGAGAATAAGGAGACCGTCACCGTCGGCTCCGGTGGCTCCATTCCCCTGTGCACCGAGCTGATGGAGCTCAATCCGGATGCGGAACTCGCCCTCTATGGGGTGGAGGAACCGTTGTCCGTCATCCACTCTGCGGATGAATCGGTTGATCCTCGGGAAATCAGGGATATTGCCACCGCGGAGGCGTTGTTCCTGCTCAACTACGGAAAGTAG